Genomic window (Mesorhizobium sp. M4B.F.Ca.ET.058.02.1.1):
TGGCGGACAACCAGATCCTCGACCGAAAGCAGGCTCATTTCGGGCCTCCGCCGAGATAGGCGTGGATCACCTGCGGATCGGCCATGACCGATTGCGGCTCGCCGTCGGCGATGATCTTTCCCGCATCCATGCAGATCAGCCGCCCGGCCACCTGCAACAGGATGTGGACGATGTGTTCGATCCAGACGATGCCGATCTTCCGGCGCCGCAATTCCCTGATGGTCTCGACCAACTCGCCGGCCTCGCCGTCGGTCAGTCCGCCGCCGATCTCGTCGAGCAGAAGCAGCGTCGGCCTGGCAGCGAGCGCCCGGGCGAGCTCCAACCGCTTGCGGTCGAGCAGGCCGAGCGTCTCGGCACGGCGGTTGGCGACGCCAAGCATGCCGCACAGTTTCAACGAGGCAAGCGCCTCCTCATAGGCTTCGTCGCGCTTGAGTCCGGCGCCATGCGAGGCGGCGACGAAGACATTCTCGAACGTGGTCATGCCGCCGAACGGTTTCGGCACCTGATGCGTGCGCACGAGGCCGAGCCGGCAGCGCGCCGTTGCCGGCAGCGACGTGACATCGCCGCCCTTGAAGGCGACGGTACCGGCGTTCGGCGGATAGGCGCCGGACATCACGCTGAGCAATGTCGTCTTGCCGGCGCCGTTCGGGCCGACAATGCCGACCGCCTCGTCGGCCTGCATGGCGAAGTCGATGTCGTCGAGCACCACCAGCGCGCCGAAGCGCTTGTGGATGCCGGCGGCATTGAGGATCGCAGCGTTGGGCGAAATGGTCACGATGCGAACCCCGTCAGCAGTCCAATCAGCCGTTGTACGGCTGCAGCTTGGCTTCGACCGGCACCTTCGGGTCGGTGGCGTTTTCGGTCACCACATAGTCGAGCGCGAATTTGCTGCCCTCCTTCGCCGCCACCCACTGCGTGCCGATGATCGGGCCGGGCGAGACATTGGCGACTGGGCCGCTGGTAAAGTCGACCTTGCCGATCATCGTCTCGGTGTTGAGCGTGCTGAGAGCCTTCGCGACCGCCGCCTTGTCCTTGGCATCGGTGCTGGCCTTCAGCGCTTCGAACCCGGCGTCGAGCAGCGACATCGAGGCGCCGAGCTGCTGCGTCCACTGCTTGCCGCTCGCCGCCTCGTAGCCGTCGGCCAGCTCGGTTCCGGAGACGCCGGTCAGCGGCGACTTGTAGGGGAAGGCCTTGTGCCAGTAGGCGGCGCTTGAAAGCTTCATGCCGAGATCGCCCAGCGCCTCGATATCGGACGGGAACAGGCCGGTCTTGGCGACCTGGGCGATCTTGATCTGCCGGGTCAGGCCCTGCTGCGCCGCCTGACGCCAGAACGCGGCGAAATCCGGCGGGATCGGGAAGGAATTGAAGATCTCGACGCCTTCCTGCTTGAACAGCGCGATCTGCGAGGAATAGTCGGTGGTGCCGGTCTCGTAGGCGCCGGGGTCGACGATGGTGAAGCCCTGCTTGGCGAGCAGCGGCGCAAGATGGGCACGGATGGCATTGCCGTCGGCGTCGTTCGGATACATGACGCCGACCTTCTTGTTGGTCTCGATCAGAGTCCACTGCGAGACATAGGCCTTGAAGAATTCGTCGACGCCGAAGCCGAAATGATAGGTCCATTTGAACGGCGAAGGCTGGCCCGGCTTGGCGCCGCGGCCGAAATACCAGGCTTCCCAAGGCATGACCGTCGACAGGCAAGGCACGCCGGCCGCTTCGCAGGCGTCGGCCACCGGGTTGATTACCTCAGGCGTGGACACCGCGAGCATCAGGTCGATGGCCTGGTTGTTTATCAGGTCCTTGGCGAGTTGGCCGGCGCGCGAGGGGTCCGACTGCGTGTCCTGGTCGAGGATCTCGACGCTGTATTTCTTGCCGCCGAGCTCGATGCCATTGGCGAGCGCCTTTCGGGCCAGGTCGAGCACATAGCCGTCGGTCTCGCCGAAACCGCCGAGAGGCCCGGTGCGCGGGCTGACGAAGCCGACCTTCAGGGTGTCCGCGGCCTGCGCGAAGGCCTTGCCGCGGCCGAGCGCAAGGGCCGCGCCGCCGGCCACCGAAGTGGCAATGAACTGGCGCCGCGACATGCCGGCGATAACGGGTTTGCTGCCGATAGTCTCAGTCATCTGCTCCTCCCTCAGTGGCCGCCCCACGCGGGCCGCAACCGGTTTTCCGGGTGCCGCCAGCCGGGGCTCGCCTTTGATCCTCCACGGTCACATTGCACTAGCGGTTTGGTTCGGTAAAATGATATTTTGCGGTGTTTCATTAACCCGTAGGTTACGAAAAGACACGCCGAACGGAGTCCGTTGTCAGGCGCTATGCCGTGCCGCCTCGCGGATCGTCTGCAGCAGGATGGAAAAGGCCGGAGAGGGAGCAGTGTCGGTGCGCATGGTCAGGCCGACCGGTCCCTTGGTCTCCTCGGTGTCGACTGGCAAGGCGACGAAGGCGCCGCTGGCGATCTCGTTGGCGACGACGCCGGCCGAGATGATCCAGACCGCATTGCTCTGGCGCATGAAGGAACGTCCGAAGGAATCCGAGACGGTCTCGATCTCGGTTTTGGGCGCGGTCATGCCATTGGTGATGAAGAGACGGTCGACGAAGGGACGGATGACGGATTCCCTGGTTGGCATCAGCACGGGGAACTCATCGAGGCGGGCGAAGATGTCGGCTCCCGGCTCCAGCAGCGGGTGCCCGTCCCGCACCACGAACAGCACCTGCTCGGAATAGAGATGCTCGAAGAAGAAGCCGGTCATGTTGTCCGGAGCGGCGAGACGGCCGACGACGAGGTCGAGCGCGCCGACTCGCAACTGCTCGAGCAGCACCGCGTTCTCGCCGGTGACGATCTTGATGGCGGCACCCGTGTTCTCGCTCAGGAACAGGCTCATCGCCAGCGGCATCACCCGCGCCGATACGGTCGGCAAGGCGCCGATGCGGATCGGATGGCGATTGATTGCGCCGTCCTGGCGGACGGAATCGACGCCGCGCTTCAGTGCCGTGATCGCCGTGCCGGCATGGCCGAGGAAGATCTCGCCGAGCCGCGTGACGCGGATGCCGCGGCCGTCGCGTTCGACGACGGCGATGCCGAGCGCCTCTTCCAACTCGCGCAATGTCTTGGTCACGGCCGGCGCGCTGACATGCAGGAATTCGGCCGCCCTTGCCACGCTGCCTTGCCGCGCCACTTCGAGAAACGCTTGCAGGTGTCGGAAGCGGATGCGGCTTTCGGCCATGGTTCGATAACCTCGGAGTTAATGAAACGCCGCAAAATATCATTTTACCGAACCAAATACCTAGTGCAAGCTAACATCGGAGGATCGAAATCGTGCCATTCGTCAGCATTGGCGGCGTTACGCTGCACCACCGCTACAGGCCGGGGACTGGCAATGCGTGCCCGATCATATTCATGAATTCGCTGGGGACCGACTTCCGGATCTGGGACGAAATTGTCTCGCTGCTCGGCGATGAAATGCCGACGCTCGTCTATGACAAGCGCGGGCACGGGCTGTCCGACATCGGCGGCGTCAGCTCGATCGACGATCATGTCGATGACCTCTGCGGCCTCGTCGATCACTTCGGCCTGGCCAAGGTCGTGCTGTGCGGCCTGTCGGTCGGCGGCCTGATCGCGCAGGGGTTCTATGCGCGGCGCCCCGAAAGCGTTGAGGCCCTCATCCTAAGCGACACGGCGCACAAGATCGGCACGGCCGACAGCTGGAACACACGCATCGCGACGGTCGAAAGCAAAGGCATCCAGGAGATTGCCGACGCCGTGCTCAAGCTGTGGTTCACCCCTGCCTTCCACGCGGAGCGTTCCACCGATCTCGACGGCTGCTGGAACATGCTGACCAGGCAGCCGCTCGCCGGCTATATCGGCACCTGCGCCGCCGTTCGCGATGCTGACTTCACCGAGGCCGCGCCCCGCATCGCGGTGCCCACGCTCTGCATCGTCGGTGACCAGGACGGCTCGACGCCGCCCGATCTCGTGCGCTCGCTTGCCGATCTCATCCCTGGTGCGCGCTTCGAGGTGATCCGCAATGCCGGCCACATTCCCTGCGTCGAGCAGCCCGGGCCGTTTACCGGGCTGATCCGCGATTTCATCGCATCGCTTCCCAGCGGAAAGCAAATCCATGGATGACATTTCCAAGAACACAACCCGATACCGGACCGGACTTGAGGTCCGGCGATCCGTGCTCGGCGATTCCCATGTCGACCGGGCCGAGGATGCGGCCACCGATTTCGACCGGCCGTTTCAGCACCTGATCACCGAAGCCGCGTGGGGAACGGTGTGGGCGCGGCCGGGCTGGTCGAAGCGCGAGCGCTCGATCGTGACGCTGGCGCTGCTTGCGGCACTCGGCCATGACGAGGAGGTGGCCATGCATGTGCGCGCCACCGCCAACACCGGCGCATCGCGCGACGATATCTGCGAGGCTTTCCTGCATGTCGCGATCTATGCCGGCGTACCGGCCGCAAACCGCGCCTTCAGGATCGCCAAGGAGGTGTTCGCGCAGATGGACGAGAATGCCCATGCCTGAGTCGGGCTCCAACCGGGCGCCGGAGACCGGCGCCTTCTTCCAGCGCGATCGCCTTTGGCATCCGCCGGCTTTCACGCCGGGCTACAAGAGTTCGGTGCTGCGCTCGCCGCAAAAGGCACTGCTTTCCTTCGACAACACGCTGTCCGAACTCACCGGCCCGGTGTTCGGGCACGCCATGCTCGGCGAGTACGACAACGACCTGATTCACAATTTCGCCCAGCCAGGCGAGAGCGCCATCGGCGAGCGCATCATCGTGCATGGGCGGGTGCTCGACGAACGGGGCAAGGGTGTGCCGGGCGTGCTGCTCGAATTCTGGCAGGCGAATGCCGGCGGCCGCTACCGCCACAAGAAGGACAGCTATCTGGCGCCGCTCGATCCGAATTTTGGCGGCTGCGGCCGCACCATCACCGGCGACGACGGCGGCTACGCCTTTCGCACCGTCAGGCCGGGACCCTATCCGTGGCCGAACGGTCCGAACGACTGGCGTCCTGCCCATATCCATTTTTCGGTGTTCGGCCAGGGTTTCGCGCAGCGGCTGATCACCCAGATGTATTTCGAAGGCGATCCGCTGATCTGGCGCTGCCCGATCGTCGGCGGCATTTCCGACAAGGCAGCCATCGAAGCGCTGATTGCTACCCTCGACATGCAGTCGACGATCCCGATGGACGCGCTCGCCTACAAGTTCGATATCGTGCTGCGCGGACGTCGCTCGACGCTGTTCGAGAACAGGCCGGAGGGCAATTGATGGCGCAATCGCTCGACCGGCTGAAGGAAAGCCCTTCGCAGACCGCGGGACCCTACGTTCATATCGGGCTGACGCCGAATTTCTGCGGCATCGGCGGCGTCTATGAAAGCGACCTCGGCTCGACCATGGTCAATGGTGAGACCAGGGGCGAGCGCATCGAGCTGCGTATCTGCGTTTTCGACGGTGCCGGCGCGCCGCTCAAGGACGCGCTGATCGAGATCTGGCAGGCCGATGCCAACGGTTTCTACAATTCGCCGGCCGAATTGCGCGGCGCTGCCGATCCGAGCTTTTCGGGATGGGGCCGGAAGCCGACCGAC
Coding sequences:
- a CDS encoding ATP-binding cassette domain-containing protein, giving the protein MQADEAVGIVGPNGAGKTTLLSVMSGAYPPNAGTVAFKGGDVTSLPATARCRLGLVRTHQVPKPFGGMTTFENVFVAASHGAGLKRDEAYEEALASLKLCGMLGVANRRAETLGLLDRKRLELARALAARPTLLLLDEIGGGLTDGEAGELVETIRELRRRKIGIVWIEHIVHILLQVAGRLICMDAGKIIADGEPQSVMADPQVIHAYLGGGPK
- a CDS encoding ABC transporter substrate-binding protein → MTETIGSKPVIAGMSRRQFIATSVAGGAALALGRGKAFAQAADTLKVGFVSPRTGPLGGFGETDGYVLDLARKALANGIELGGKKYSVEILDQDTQSDPSRAGQLAKDLINNQAIDLMLAVSTPEVINPVADACEAAGVPCLSTVMPWEAWYFGRGAKPGQPSPFKWTYHFGFGVDEFFKAYVSQWTLIETNKKVGVMYPNDADGNAIRAHLAPLLAKQGFTIVDPGAYETGTTDYSSQIALFKQEGVEIFNSFPIPPDFAAFWRQAAQQGLTRQIKIAQVAKTGLFPSDIEALGDLGMKLSSAAYWHKAFPYKSPLTGVSGTELADGYEAASGKQWTQQLGASMSLLDAGFEALKASTDAKDKAAVAKALSTLNTETMIGKVDFTSGPVANVSPGPIIGTQWVAAKEGSKFALDYVVTENATDPKVPVEAKLQPYNG
- the pcaQ gene encoding pca operon transcription factor PcaQ; translated protein: MAESRIRFRHLQAFLEVARQGSVARAAEFLHVSAPAVTKTLRELEEALGIAVVERDGRGIRVTRLGEIFLGHAGTAITALKRGVDSVRQDGAINRHPIRIGALPTVSARVMPLAMSLFLSENTGAAIKIVTGENAVLLEQLRVGALDLVVGRLAAPDNMTGFFFEHLYSEQVLFVVRDGHPLLEPGADIFARLDEFPVLMPTRESVIRPFVDRLFITNGMTAPKTEIETVSDSFGRSFMRQSNAVWIISAGVVANEIASGAFVALPVDTEETKGPVGLTMRTDTAPSPAFSILLQTIREAARHSA
- the pcaD gene encoding 3-oxoadipate enol-lactonase yields the protein MPFVSIGGVTLHHRYRPGTGNACPIIFMNSLGTDFRIWDEIVSLLGDEMPTLVYDKRGHGLSDIGGVSSIDDHVDDLCGLVDHFGLAKVVLCGLSVGGLIAQGFYARRPESVEALILSDTAHKIGTADSWNTRIATVESKGIQEIADAVLKLWFTPAFHAERSTDLDGCWNMLTRQPLAGYIGTCAAVRDADFTEAAPRIAVPTLCIVGDQDGSTPPDLVRSLADLIPGARFEVIRNAGHIPCVEQPGPFTGLIRDFIASLPSGKQIHG
- the pcaC gene encoding 4-carboxymuconolactone decarboxylase: MDDISKNTTRYRTGLEVRRSVLGDSHVDRAEDAATDFDRPFQHLITEAAWGTVWARPGWSKRERSIVTLALLAALGHDEEVAMHVRATANTGASRDDICEAFLHVAIYAGVPAANRAFRIAKEVFAQMDENAHA
- the pcaH gene encoding protocatechuate 3,4-dioxygenase subunit beta; translated protein: MPMPESGSNRAPETGAFFQRDRLWHPPAFTPGYKSSVLRSPQKALLSFDNTLSELTGPVFGHAMLGEYDNDLIHNFAQPGESAIGERIIVHGRVLDERGKGVPGVLLEFWQANAGGRYRHKKDSYLAPLDPNFGGCGRTITGDDGGYAFRTVRPGPYPWPNGPNDWRPAHIHFSVFGQGFAQRLITQMYFEGDPLIWRCPIVGGISDKAAIEALIATLDMQSTIPMDALAYKFDIVLRGRRSTLFENRPEGN
- the pcaG gene encoding protocatechuate 3,4-dioxygenase subunit alpha → MAQSLDRLKESPSQTAGPYVHIGLTPNFCGIGGVYESDLGSTMVNGETRGERIELRICVFDGAGAPLKDALIEIWQADANGFYNSPAELRGAADPSFSGWGRKPTDMETGVCLFQTIKPGRVPFRDGRLMAPHITLWIVARGINIGLHTRLYFSDEEKANAEDPILARIEHRLRVPTLIAKRQGDTYVFDVHLQGEKETVFFDS